The genomic segment AAGTTAAATTAAGCGATGCAAGAACAATTACACTGAAAATAAATCCCGGCACAAAAAATGGTCAGAAATTAAGGTTGAAAGGCATCGGGACAATGTGTCCTACGTGTGACCATAAGGGAGATCTAATAGTTTCTATACGTTATTCATAAACAAGAACAAGGAGGTTTCTATGAGCAGTGAAAAAAGTTTTAGTTCTGATGAAGCAAAAAAGATCGGGGAGCAGTTAGGAATAACCTGGGATAAGTTTGATGTAGAGCAGTTTCGAATGGGGATGGATGTGGAGTTGGAGCATGGTTTAGTTAGTCCGGCAACAAATGTTACCAATGATGACCCCTTAACGACAGGGAAGATTGCGCTTGCGCACTTAGAAGAATTTTCCGATTATTATACGAGATTAGAAAAGATGGAAAAAGAAGCAGAGGATTCTCTTTTATAATACCCACTATGAAAGTCTATATTAAAACCTTTGGATGTCAGATGAATAAGCATGATTCTGAGGTGGTTTTGGGACTGCTGTTGAGTCAGGGTTATAAAGCGGTAGAAAGCAGGGAAAAAGCCGATGTTATCTTAGTAAACACCTGTTCCGTGAGAAAACATGCTGAAGACAAGGTATACAGCATGCTGGGAGAATTGACGAAACTCAAAAAAAGTAAGCCCGACCTTATTGTCGGAGTCATGGGCTGTATGGCTCAGAAGGACAAGAAAGGGATTTTTAAACGCTCTTCAAATGTAAACTTTGTGTGCGGTACGCATAATTTTCAAAAAATACCTGAAATGATAAAAACCGTAGCTGAACAAAAAACAAAGATAGACCTTACGGAGATGGGAAAACAGGTTTTCGTCTCCCCCACTCTGTCTTCCAGAGGAGAGAAGAATTCTGCATGGGTCTCTATAATGAAGGGCTGTGATAATTTTTGCTCATACTGCATTGTGCCTTATGTAAGAGGCAGAGAAATTTCCAGACCTGCAGATGATATTATGCGGGAGGTCAAAGAACTTGCTCATCAGGGTTATAAGGAAATAAATCTTCTCGGACAAAATGTTAATTCGTACGGCAAAGGGCTGAATGAGAATGTTGATTTCTCAGACCTGCTTAAACTGATTCACGAAATAGAAGATATTAAATCAATATACTTTATAACGTCTCATCCCAAAGACATTTCCCTGAAACTGATTGATACTATAGCAAATCTGGAAAAAGTGAGCAGATCCTTTCACTTTCCTCTGCAGTCAGGTTCGGATAAGATTCTCCATTTAATGAATCGGGGATATACTCTGTCTCATTATGTGGACATAGTTAATAAACTGAAAGAGAGGATACATGATATTAAGCTTGGAACGGATATTATTGTGGGATTTCCGGGAGAAGATGAAACAGATTTTAATCAAACCTATCAGATAATAAAAGAAATAAAATTTTCTCAGGTCTATATGTTTAAATATTCCCCGCGTCAGGGAACAGCCGCATTCAAGCTTAAGGATAACGTCACTGAACAGATAAAAAAAGACAGATTAAATAAAACAATAAATTTGCAAAGGTCTATTTAAGACGGTTCCTGCCAGTAAATGTATTCAGAAGTGTCATAAGGAACCTTTATTATCTCACGATAGATTTCGTGATGTGCTTTGGCAGTCTTGCCCCAGTTAACTTTCTCTTTTACATATCGGAGCATATTCGTTTTGCATTGATTATAAAGTTTTGTATCTGTAAGAAGCCTGCAAATACAGTTTGTATATTCACTGTCATCATTTGCAACCAATCCACAGCCACTCGCCTCAAGCCAATTTTTCAAGCCTTTTAAGTTTGAAGTAACAACAGGTTTATTAAACGCTGTGCACTGAGCAAGTATTCCGCTTTGAGAGCCCTTTTCGTAAGGGAGCACTGCTATATCACTTGCAGAAAGTATTGTATCAAATGTATATTGTGGAAACTGACCTCTTAGAACAATGATTTTGTCGCTTACAGGTGAATTATTAATAGCATTAAAGAATTTTTTCTGATAATCCATATACTCGTATCCCCTCATTTTCCCTGCAACG from the bacterium genome contains:
- a CDS encoding DUF5661 family protein; amino-acid sequence: MSSEKSFSSDEAKKIGEQLGITWDKFDVEQFRMGMDVELEHGLVSPATNVTNDDPLTTGKIALAHLEEFSDYYTRLEKMEKEAEDSLL
- the miaB gene encoding tRNA (N6-isopentenyl adenosine(37)-C2)-methylthiotransferase MiaB, which encodes MKVYIKTFGCQMNKHDSEVVLGLLLSQGYKAVESREKADVILVNTCSVRKHAEDKVYSMLGELTKLKKSKPDLIVGVMGCMAQKDKKGIFKRSSNVNFVCGTHNFQKIPEMIKTVAEQKTKIDLTEMGKQVFVSPTLSSRGEKNSAWVSIMKGCDNFCSYCIVPYVRGREISRPADDIMREVKELAHQGYKEINLLGQNVNSYGKGLNENVDFSDLLKLIHEIEDIKSIYFITSHPKDISLKLIDTIANLEKVSRSFHFPLQSGSDKILHLMNRGYTLSHYVDIVNKLKERIHDIKLGTDIIVGFPGEDETDFNQTYQIIKEIKFSQVYMFKYSPRQGTAAFKLKDNVTEQIKKDRLNKTINLQRSI